The window AAGCCAGGCCGTCGGCATGGGCAAGGAACTCGCCGACACTTATGTAGAGGCGCGCGCCGTCTTCGAGGAAGTCGATGAGGCGCTTGGCCAGAAGCTTTCCGACATCATGTGGAATGGCCCGGAGGAAACGCTGACGCTGACGGCGAATGCCCAGCCGGCGCTCATGGCGGTGTCCATGGCGGTCATGCGGGTTCTGGAAGCACGCGGCCTGAAGCTCTCCGACTCCGTTTCTTATGTTGCGGGCCATTCGCTCGGTGAATATTCGGCGCTCTGTGCCGCCGGCACCTTCTCGATTGCCGACACCGCCCGTCTTCTTCGCATCCGCGGCAATGCCATGCAGGCCGCCGTGCCGGTTGGCGAGGGCGCCATGGCGGCGATCATCGGGCTGGAGCACGATGCGGTTTCGGCGATCTGCGGGGAGGCCGCCATTCTTGGCATCTGCCAGATCGCCAATGACAATGGCGGCGGCCAGCTGGTCATTTCCGGATCCAAGGCTGCGGTTGAAAAGGCTGCGGCCATCGCTTCCGAAAAGGGCGCCAAACGCGCCATCATGCTGCCGGTTTCCGCGCCCTTCCACTCGGCGCTGATGGCGCCTGCCGCAGAAGCGATGCGTGAGGCGCTGGCGACCGTCGAAAAGAAAAACCCGGTCGTGCCGGTTATCGCCAATGTGCGCGCCGCTCCCGTTTCCGACGCCAATGAGATCGCCGCCTTGCTGGTTGAGCAGGTGACGGGCCAGGTGCGCTGGCGCGAAACTGTTGAATGGTTCGCCGCCAACAATGTGACGCAGCTTTATGAGATCGGCTCCGGCAAGGTGCTGACGGGCCTTGCCCGCCGCATCGACAAGACGGTGAACGGCGTGGCCGTCAACGGCGCTGCCGATATCGATCAGCTGCTTGCCACTCTCATCGGCTGAGAACAGGCTTACGCCCGTAACGGCTTTCTGTTTTACGATAATTCCCGATGCAAAACCGCTAAAAGGCTTTTTGCGGAATTGCTCTAAAGAAGGAACGGACCATGTTTGATCTGACAGGCCGCAAGGCTCTCGTAACCGGCGCGACCGGCGGTATCGGCGAAGAAATCGCCCGCCTTCTGCACAGCCAGGGCGCAACCGTCGGCCTGCACGGCACGCGCGTTGAAAAGCTCGAAGCGCTGGCGGCGGAACTTGGCGAGCGCGTCAAGATTTTCCCGGCTAACCTTGCCGACCGCGCCGAGGTCAAGGCGCTCGGCGAAAAGGCCGAAGCCGAGCTGGAAGGCGTCGATATCCTCGTCAACAATGCCGGCATCACCAAGGACGGCCTCTTCGTACGCATGAGCGACGAGGACTGGGACAATGTCATCGAAGTGAACCTGACGGCGATGTTCCGCCTGACGCGTGAGCTGACACATCCGATGATGCGCCGCCGTTTCGGCCGCATCATCAACATCACCTCCATCGTCGGCGTCACCGGCAATCCCGGCCAGGCCAACTATTGCGCCTCCAAGGCCGGCATGATCGGTTTTTCGAAGTCGCTGGCGCAGGAAATCGCCACCCGCAACGTCACCGTCAACTGCGTGGCGCCGGGCTTTATCGAAAGCGCCATGACCGGCAAGCTGAATGACAAGCAGAAAGACGCCATCATGGGCGCCATTCCCATGAAGCGCATGGGAACCGGTGCCGAAGTCGCTTCGGCCGTTCTTTATCTGGCTTCCAATGAAGCCGCCTACATGACCGGCCAGACCCTGCACGTCAACGGCGGCATGGCGATGATCTGACGGCGCTCAAGGCCGTCGTTAAAAGGATTGCGGCGCTGTTTAAGCACCTTCTTGGGTAGCTGGCGCCGCAAGGCCTCGCGGGCCGGTTTCCGGCGAAATTGCCTGTCATACGCTGTGCTTAGCGCGTTTTCAGGCTTTTCGACCGGTTGAAACCGTGTTAAGCGGGCCAAGACTGTGAACAGTCGTCCCGGAGAGACAGGAAGCCGTTGCGATTTTGCGTGACGATGTCTAGCTTGGACCGGGTTGAACGGGTTTGCCCGCAGTGCCGGATTTGAACGGCGCATGAGGGCTCTAACAGGGCAGGGTGCCGCGAGGCATTCCCTTCAAAATAAAGGTCGAGGAAACCGACATGAGCGATATCGCAGAACGCGTAAAGAAAATTGTAATTGATCATCTTGGCGTTGACGCCGACAAGGTTGTTGAAGGCGCCAGCTTCATTGACGATCTGGGCGCTGATTCGCTCGATACCGTTGAACTGGTCATGGCTTTCGAAGAAGAATTCGGCGTCGAAATTCCCGACGACGCAGCTGACTCGATCCTGACTGTCGGCGACGCCGTCAAGTTCATCGAGAAGGCACAGGCCTGATCGACCTTCGTGGGGAGGTGAAATACCCTCCCGTCTTGGCCCGGCTTGTCCGGGCCAATATTTTATCGTGAGACGGCACGCGCCGACAATGGTGCGCGTACTGGCTGATATCCGACCTTTCGACCGCAACCGGTCTGCGGCGGGTGTCATGCGAAAACTGAAAAATATTGCATCGTCGCTTGCGCCGCGTTCCATGGCGCCGGGCGCTGCAAAAGACCGATGATTTGGATAAGGGCGGAGCGTTGGCGATGAGGCGTGTCGTTATCACCGGTACCGGCATGGTATCTCCTCTTGGATGCGGAACGGAAGTGACCTGGGAGCGGCTGCTGGCCGGCCAGAATGGCGCCCGTCTCGTGACTGAATTCGAAGTCGAAGACTTGCCAGCCAAGATCGCCTGCCGCATTCCCGTCGGCGATGGCTCCAACGGCACCTTCAATGCCGACGACTGGATGGAAGTCAAAGAACAGCGCAAGATCGATCCGTTCATCCTTTATGGCGTGGCCGCCGCCGACATGGCGCTTGCCGATGCCGGTTGGCATCCCGAAACGGACGAGGACCAGATCGCGACAGGCGTTCTGATCGGTTCCGGCATTGGTGGTCTGGAAGGCATTGTCGAGGCGGGTTATACGCTGCGCGACAAGGGTCCGCGCCGCATTTCTCCATTCTTCATTCCCGGCCGTCTGATCAACCTCGTTTCCGGCCAGGTCTCCATCCGCCACAAGCTGCGCGGACCGAACCATGCCGTTGTGACGGCCTGCTCGACCGGCGCGCACGCCATTGGCGATGCCGCCCGGCTGATCGCTTTCGGCGATGCCGACGTCATGGTCGCGGGTGGCGCCGAATCGCCGGTCTGCCGCATTGCGCTTGCCGGTTTCGCCGCCTGCAAGGCGCTCTCCACCCAGCACAATGACAATCCGGAAAAGGCCTCGCGCCCCTATGACCGTGACCGCGATGGTTTCGTCATGGGTGAAGGTGCGGGCATCGTCGTTCTGGAAGAGCTGGAACATGCCAAGGCGCGCGGCGCGAAGATTTATGCCGAAGTCGTCGGTTATGGCCTTTCCGGTGACGCCTACCACATCACGGCTCCGTCCGAGGACGGCGAGGGTGCCTATCGCTGCATGGCGATGGCGCTGAAGCGCGCAGGTCTCACGCCTGACGATATCGACTATATCAACGCCCACGGCACCTCCACCATGGCCGACACGATCGAGCTTGGTGCCGTCGAGCGGCTCGTGGGCGATTCGGCCCCGAAGATCTCGATGTCGTCGACCAAGTCGGCCACCGGCCATCTTCTCGGTGCGGCGGGTGCGATCGAAGCCATTTTCGCGACGCTTGCGATCCGCGACAACATCGTACCGCCGACATTGAACCTCGATAATCCCGATGTGGAAACGAAGATCGATCTGGTGCCGCACAAGGCGCGCAAGCGTCAGGTCAATGTGGCGCTCTCGAATTCCTTCGGTTTCGGCGGCACCAACGCCTCCCTCGTACTGCGTCGTTACGAAGCCTAGACCATGTCTCCCAAAAATGCGCAGCGGTTTTGGGATAAGGACATGCGGGGACCAGAAGATTAAATCGCGGCGGCCCTTGCCGTCGCGGTTGCGACCCGGTGCCGCAGACCGTTTCAAGCGGGTGCGGCTCCCTCCCGCCGGGCGCATGAGGCGCGCTCTTTCATTTGAAGAACGCATTGCGGCCTGCGAAAGCCATTTCGATTTTCGCGCCGATATTGTAGTCGTTTATGGAAAGTTGGTTGCCGTTTCAGGGTGATCTGCCGCTGCAAACAGCTTCCCTTGACCGGCTTTGCCCGAAACGACGATTCGTGAAGCAAGACAAAGACGACTTCACGATATCTCTATGTGGTGCAGGAAGACATTCCGAACCTGTTTTTGCCGCATTACCTGCGCAAAAAGCGCTGACAACGCCGAACTGAAAAGGACCGACGGTGAGCGACACGAACCAGAACAGCCAGGGACAAAACGGTGCGGGCGAAGGCAATCGCGGCCCGATCATTCCGAAATCCCCGACGGAAGCGCTGCGGCCGGAAAAGGTGCCGGCGCCGCCGAAGCGCTCCCGCAAGGCCCATGGCCAGCTGGTGATCTTCCTGAATTTCCTGATGACGCTTGCGGTTGCCGTCTGCGTTCTGGCCATTGCAGCTTTCTATTACATGATCAATGCGTTCCAGGAGCCAGGCCCGCTGCAGACGAACACGCATTTCACGGTGCGCAACGGCGCCGGTCTCATCGAGATCGCCAATAATCTCGAGCGTAACGATGTCGTATCAAACGCCCGTGTCTTCCGCCTGATGACCGGCAGCTACCTGCAAAAGGACCAGACCCTTAAGGCGGGTGAATACGAGATCAAGGCCGGCGCATCGATGAAAGACATCATGATGCTGCTGGAATCCGGCAAGTCGATTCTTTACTCCGTCTCCCTTCCCGAAGGCCTCACCGTCAAGCAGATGTTCGCGCGTCTTGGAGCAGATGAAGTGCTGGACGGCGAATTGCCCTCGGCCCTGCCGCCGGAAGGCAGCCTGCGCCCCGATACCTACCGCTTCACCCGCGGCACCAAGCGCGAGGAAATCATCAACCAGATGAGTGCCGCGCAGGACAAGCTGATCGACATGATCTGGGAGCGGCGCGACCCCGATTTGCCGATCAAGACGGTCGAGGAATTCGTGACGCTCGCCTCTATCGTGGAAAAGGAAACCGGCAAGGATGACGAGCGCGCCCATGTGGCTTCCGTCTTCTACAACCGTCTGAAGAAGGGCATGCGCCTGCAATCCGACCCGACGATCATCTATGGTCTGTTCGGCGGTGACGGCAAGCCGTCCGACAGGCCGATCTACCAGTCGGACCTGCAGAAGCAGACGCCGTTCAATACCTATGTTATCAAGGGCTTGCCACCGTCTCCTATCGCCAATCCGGGACGTGCCGCACTTGAGGCTGTCGCCAATCCATGGCGTACCGACGACCTCTATTTCGTGGCTGATGGCACGGGCGGTCACGTCTTTGCCAAGACGCTGGACGAGCACAACGCCAATGTGCGCCGCTGGCGTAAGATCGAAGCGGAAAAGGCGGCCGCCGGCGCCAATCCCGATGTTGCCGTGGATGGTCAGCCCGGCGGCGCAGAGGCGGAAAAACCCGCTAACAACTGATAATCCTGACCGGGCCCTGTGATCGCAAGGCCCGGTTTTTTAAAGGCATGATGGGGGCTTTCCAACGATGACATTGCAATCGATGACCGGTTTCGCGCGCAGCGAGGGAACATCCGGCCGTTACCGCTGGGCGTGGGAGCTGCGTTCGGTCAATGGCAAGGGTCTGGATGTGCGCCTGCGTCTGCCGACCGGTCTGGAAGCGCTGGAAACGAGCCTGCGGGAGATCGCCGGTGCGCATCTGTCCCGCGGCAATATCCAGGCGGGATTGACGCTGTCTATTGCGGAAAACCGGCTGGAAGCGGTGATAAACCGCGATGCCCTTGCGGCGGTTCTCGCCCTGAAGAAAGAGCTTGGTGATGTCGTTGACGACAAGCCATTGAGCTTCGATACGTTGCTGTCGCTGCGCGGTCTGGTCGATTTTCGCGAGGCGGAAGATGACGCCGAGGCGCAGGCGGCGCGCAACAGTGATGTACTTGCCGGTTTTGCCGCCGCCGTCGAAAAGCTGAAGGACATGCGCGAGCGGGAAGGTGCTTCCCTGTTTGCCATCCTCTCCGGCCATATCGACAGGATCGAACAGCTTGCCGCCATCATTGAAAACGATCCTTCCCGCCAGCCCGAACAGATCGCCGCACGGCTTGCCCAGCAGATCGCCCTGATCGGCGAGGGCATGCACGGGCTTGATCGTGACCGTCTTCACGCGGAGGCGGCGCTGATCGCCACCAAGGCCGATCTGCGTGAAGAGATCGACCGGCTGCATTCCCATGTACAGGCATCACGCGAGCTTTTGAAAAATGGCGGGCCTGTCGGCCGCAAGCTCGATTTTCTTGCACAGGAATTTAACCGCGAGTCGAATACAATCTGTTCCAAATCGAACGCCAGTGCGGTAACCGCAGCAGGCATAGAGCTGAAAGTGGTTATCGACCAGTTCCGCGAGCAGGTCCAAAATCTGGAGTAGACCCATGGTCCCGATGAACGATTCCCCCGTCACGATTGCCCGTCGAGGGCTGATGCTGGTGATTTCGTCGCCATCGGGCGCGGGCAAATCCACGATCGCCCGCAACCTGCTCGAAAAGGACAAGAATATCAGCCTGTCCGTCAGCGTCACCACGCGCGCGCGCCGTCATAGCGAGATAGAAGGCATCCACTACCACTTCATCTCCAAGCGCGATTTTGAGCGCATGCGCGATAACGAAGAACTGCTGGAATGGGCGGAGGTTCACGGCAATTTTTACGGTACGCCGCGCGAGCCGGTGGAAGTGGCGATGGCTGCCGGACGCGACATGCTGTTCGACATCGACTGGCAGGGTGCCGAACAGCTGCAGGACAAGATGAAGGCGGATGTCGTGTCCATTTTCATCCTGCCGCCGACCATGACAGAGCTGCAATCGCGCCTGCACCGCCGCGCCGAAGACACTGAAGAAGTGATAAAGACCCGGCTCCTCAATTCTCGCTCCGAAATAGAGCACTGGCGCGATTATGACTATGTCATCCTCAATGATGACCTGCAGGCCGCCTTCGAGGCGATCGAGGCGATCGTCAAGGCTGAACGCGTCCGCCGCGACCGCCGCCACGGCATGTTCGATTTCGTGCGCGCATTGCTGGAGGAAGAGCCGCAGCTCTGATCGCTGCGCTCAGGCCGCAATACCTAGCCTGTTTGATGATCATATAGCCATTGACGGGACAGGCGTTCGTCTGCCGCATCTGGCGCCCAGCCATGACCCGTTGTGATCGTCTCCAGCACAACGGTGGCCCCTGCTTTTTCAAGCTGATCTGCCAGATACGGTGCATCCGAAGGGTGCCGCCGCTCGTCATGGGTGCCCGCCAGCAGAAGCGTGGGATATCCGGTCAGGGCCGGAAAATGCTGGCCATGCCGCGGCGATAGCGGCCGAAGCAGAATGGCGCCTCTCGACAGACGGTGATTTTGATAAAGCGTTTCAGCCGCGATGATCGCCCCGTTCGAATATCCAACGAGGAAGGGACGCTCTCCCGTCTTCTGAAACACGACGTCGACGAACCGACAAAGGCTCTCGGCCTGATGTTTCAGATCGTCGAGATCCAGCCGCCTGTCGGGCGTCCTGCGGAAAAATGCGAACCCGTCTTCCCAGGGGATCGCGCCTCTCGGTGCAAAGAGAATTCCATTGGGAAAGACAGAGCGGCCAAACGAAACAAGATCATCTTCCGTCCGGCCAGACCCATGCAGTAACACGACCGCGCAATCAGGATCGTTGGCAGGAGGGTCGAGCTTGTAGCGAAAGCCGGCATTCTCCATGCGCTCGTCCCTCTATTCGACTTCCCTACCGCGCGTCGCCAACGCTTCGCATGGCATTGGAACTTACAGGCTATTCGCCAATATCACGAATTCCTCGACCGACAGCGTTTCCGCCCGGCGTGTCGGATCAATGCCCGCCTTTTCCAGCAGCGCCTCGCCACCAAGACTTTTTACGCTCTGGCGCAGCATCTTGCGACGCTGGCCGAAGGCGGCCTCGGTTACCTTTTCGAGCTTTGCGACATCGCAGGGAAGCGGCTTTTCCTTCGGCAGCAGGTGCACAACGGTGGAGGTGACCTTTGGCGGCGGGCTGAAGGCCTGCGGCGGAACGTCGAAGGCCATTTCCGATACCGTGCGCCAGCCGGCGAGAACGCCGAGGCGGCCATAATGGTTGTCGCCTTCTTCCGCCACGATGCGCTGGCCGACTTCCTTCTGGAACATCAGCGTCATGGAAAGCCAGAAGGGCGGCCATTCTTTCGGCAGAAGCCAGTTGACGAGCAATTGCGTGCCGACATTGTAAGGCAGATTGGCGATGATCCGCACGGGTTCGCCGGCAGGAACCATCGTCTCGAAATCGGTCTTGAGAGCATCGCCCTCAATGACTTCGAGACGTCCGGGATAATGCGCTTCGATTTCGGCGAGCGCCGGCAGGCAGCGGCTGTCACGTTCGACGGCAATGACCTTCTTGGCGCCGAGCGAAAGAATGGCGCGGGTAAGGCCGCCCGGTCCGGGGCCGACCTCGATGACCGTCACGCCCTCAAGCGGCCCTGCCGTTCGGGCGATCTTCTGGGTGAGGTTGAGATCGAACAGGAAATTCTGCCCAAGCGATTTCTTCGCATCCAGTCCATGCCGCTGAATGACATCGCGCAGCGGCGGCAGTCCGTCTATGGCCGCCATTATGCGCTGACCTGGCTGCGGGCGGAAATCTCCGCCGCCATCTTCAGTGCCGCGACCAGACTCGCCTCATTGGCAATACCCTGACCGGCGATGCCGAAGGCTGTGCCATGGTCGGGCGAGGTGCGGATGAAGGGCAGGCCGAGCGTGACATTGACGGAATCGTCAAAGCCGAGCGCCTTGGCCGGAATGAGCGCCTGATCATGATACATGCACACGGCGACATCATAGCGCCGGCGGGCGGCATCGTGGAACATCGTATCGGCGGGCAGGGGGCCGAAAGCATCGATCCCGTCCTTCCGCAACCGAATGGTCGCGGGATGAACCACGTCGCGATCCTCGGTGCCGAGCGCACCGTCCTCGCCCGCATGCGGGTTGAGCCCGGCAACCGCCAGACGCGGCGCCTCGATGCCGAATTTCTGCCGGAGGTCCGCATCGATGATTCGGCAGGTCGTGACGATAAGCTCTTCGGTCAGCGCCACCGGCACGTCTTTGACCGGAATATGGATCGTCACCGGCACGACACGGACTTTGGGTCCGGCGATCATCATGACCGGTGTCACCTGCTTGCCGGTAAGACGCAAGGCAAGATCGGCAAGAAATTCCGTATGGCCGGGGAAACCGAAACCCGCCTCGTAAAGCACGGACTTGGCAATCGGATTGGTAACCACGGCTGAAGCCTTGCCCTCGACCGTCAGGGAAACGGCGGTCTCGATGGCCTTGATCGTTGCATGGGCCGCACCGACATGCGGCTGGCCTGCCTGAACCTCGAAGCCGACGGGAAGAGGAAGCACGGGAAAAGCGTCATCGAACAGGCTGACGGCATTCGCCGCATCGCAGGTCTCGATGTTGACCGGGATGCCGATCAGCGCCGCGCGGCTCGCCACCACATCCGGATCGCCGATGAAGACGAAGGGCGCTACGCCGTTTTCCCGGCGCCTGGCCCAGGCGGTGATGGCGATATCAGGGCCGATACCGGCTGGGTCTCCCTGTGTCAGGGCAAGCGGCAGGGATGCATGTGTCACGGAAAGACCGGCTCTCGTATCAGGTGTTGACGATCTGCGCCTTCTTGCGCAGCTCATCCATATATTTCTTTTCGTTCGGGTTCTCGCCTTCCTTGGCCTTCATCAGGTCTTCGGACTTGAACACCATTTCCGCAGCATAGTCGTCGGAAACCTGACGCTGCTTGCAGATCGCCAGATATTCGACGCCCTTTTCGGTTACGCGCGTGCCGGTGGTGCCACCTTCCTTGGTTTTTTCCACCAACGCCTTCCAGTCTTCCGGCAGTTCGGGGGCAAGAATACGTCCAAGATCCTTGATCGCCACGTCCCGCATGGTCGCAGCGAAGGTCATGGCCTGGTCGCAGCCGGGATAACGCTTGCGCGAGGCTTCGGCTTCGGACTTGCGCTTGCCGGTGATGGAGTTGCGCTTTGATTCCGGGATGACGAAGATCACCTGCTGCAGGAAATATTCCGTTGTGACCGGCTTGTCGCCACGTTCCTTCAGGCGGGTGACGAGATCCTGCGTCGACATCTTGCCACGTGCACCGTAGCGGGCATTGACGAGGCGCGGCCAGCTCATCTGGACGGCAATGAAGGATTTGAAATGGTCGGCGCCGACGCCAGCCTGCGACAGCACCTTGGTCAATTGCTGCGGGGTCATCTTGTTGTTGCCGGCAAAACGCGCAAAAGCGGCATCGACGTCTTCGGTGCTGACCGACATTTTCACGCGGCCGATTTCCTCGCGTTTCAGCGCCTCGTCGACGAGCTGCTCACGGGCTTTTTCATTGAGATTGCCGGACTGGCGCTGCAGCTTCAGGAAGGCGACGCGCTTGGCAATATCGTCATTGGTAATCGGGGTCTTGTTGACGACGATCTTGACGGTGTTATCGGCGAAGGCCTGGCCGGCATAGGGCACAGCGGCCATGGGAACGGCGAATATCGCAAAGGCAAAAGCAGCGCCACGCAAAGCCGTCTTTCCGAAATTCATCATGTCCTTCTCCCTTTCGTCGGTCAGGGTCCTGTTTCCCGTCCCGCCAATCTGTTCTGTCTGACGATGGGGTAATTCTGCACCCCGGCCTTTCAGACCTGCACCTGTGCATCCGCACCGCGAATTTGCCACGTATATACCATCGTGATCCGCAAAACGGCAATGTGTCGGTTGTTGAAAGAAAACCCGATATGGTCTTATGCCAAGCCGACACTGGCGTGTTGTTGCGGCAAAACCGTGACTTTTACTGGCTGAATGGCAAAAAGGCAGACCGCAATGCTGTGCGATCTGCCTTTAAACTCAGTAATTGTTCGGCTTCCAGCCGATATCCATATCGGCCCAGTCTTCGTTTGCAGAGCCGATGCTGACATCGCCAAGCGTACGGAAAGCCAGGCGGGCATTGATCGACCAGTCATTGGCGGCCTGCCGGCTGGAATTGATATTGCCCTCGTCGGAATAGCTGACCGTCAGGATCGTGCACTCATCCTGATAGGCAATGCCGATGCGGCGTTCGGCGGCAAACTTTCCGTTCAGATCGTAATTGATCGAGCCGAACAGCGACCAGTTGTCGTCCATGCGCAATGTGCCTGACGCCTGGATGATATCGCGGTCTTCGTTATAGCCATATTTCGGCTGCGCCTTGACCTGCGTATAGCTGAGCTTGCCGGTGAGGCGGCGGTCCGAATAGCTGATGCCCGTCTCCGACCGGTTGATGTCGAGATCGTCCTTGTCAAGACGCAGGCTCGACGACAGCGAAAGGCCGATCGGCGCATCGAACGCCGCCATGGCGACGTAGTCCGAACGGTCGGATTCGAGGCCGGAATCGGCGCCTGCATTGACGAGATCGTAGGAGGCGAAGGAATTGTCGCCTGCCAGATGGAAGGACTGGCCGGCAATGGCGCGAACGCCGTAGCCATTGTCGAAGGTGCCGTTATAGCGGAAGCCGATATTGGCGCGCGTGCCGCCTTCGATCCGGTCGAAACCGGAGAACTTGTCGCGCTCGAACAGGTTGGTCGCGTCAAACACGAAGGCCTGCGCATCCTCGTTGGGAAGCCGGCCGGCATATTGCTCATTCGGACGCACGAAGATCTGCGCGATCGGTTCGATCACGTGGCTGCTGTTGAGCGCCGTGAAGAGCCAGGGATAACGCACTTCCAGACCACCGGTGACCATGCCGCGAAACGCTGCGTCGTCATGCATCATGCCCTGATAGGCATAGGATGTGCCACCGGAAGTGAAGCTTGCCGGCGACATGTCTGTCCACATCGCATCACCGCGTGCGGCCAGAATTGGCGTGATCTGCAGGCCGCTATCCATCGTGAAGGTGCGTTTCCACTCGGCTTCGGTGGAAAGACGCGTGTAATCACCTTCAAGCCCGTTGAAGCGTGAATAGCCTCCGAGCGCGTAGGCATCCTGTTTGAGACGGGTGATGCTGGTCAGGTTGGTTGTCAGCGAAAGCTCACCGCCATAGACCGGATCCGGCACGAAATAACGGTAGTCGACGACCGGGTGAACGATCGCCTGCTTGCGCTCCAGGGATTCGGTATTGTCCGTATCCTGAACATTGAAATAGTAGCCGCGTGCGTCGAAGCTGTTCCGCTCACCCGTGCCCGTCAAATAAATCTGATTGGTCTGAACGTCGTTCTTGTAACCCTTCAGCCCGTAAGTGCGCGAAAAGTTATTGTCGGTCTGCACCATCGCATCCCAGCCGAATGCCCAGCGGGGATTGATGGTGAAGTCACCCTTGCTGGCGATCATGCCGCGATTATCATTGAGGGCGTCGCTGGTTCCGGCTGTGAAAGTATCGGACTTCTGCTGGCTGATGCCGGCAATCGTGAGCGTGTGCATGCCGGTTTCGAAACGCTGGCGCAATTCCGCCTGCAGAAGCAGACCCTGCGTCGTGTAATATGTCGGCGTGACAGTGACATCCGATGTGTCGGAAAGGACCTGGAAATAGGGCACGCCGATGCCGAAACCGAGATTGTCGGTGATGCTCATCTGCGGGAACAGGAAGCCGGACTTCCGCTTCACCGTATTATCGGGAACCGTCAGGAACGGCACATAGGCGATCGAATGGCCGAAAAGCTGCAGGCGCGCCTTTTCGAGCCGGATCGTATGGGTCTTGCCATCCTGGACGACGCGCTCGGCCTTGACCTGCCACAGCGGCGCTTTTTCAGGCTTGGCGGCGCAAGGCAGACAGGCCGTATAAACGCCGTTGTTGAGGACCATCAGATCGCCTTCGAGGCGCTCGGCGCTTTCGCCCGCGATACGGGTATTGTCCGGGGTCTCGACACGCAACGCATTGACGAAGCCCTGACCGAAATCGTCAGTGACGTCCATCTCGTCGGCATAAATCTTGTTGCCGCCCGGCTCGATCAATTCGATGTTGCCATGGGCGATCACGCGGCCGGTCTGCTGATTATATTCCACTTGCTGGGCCACCATGCGGTAGCCCGAATACTTCATGCGAACCACGCCCTTCGCGATCACGCGCTGGGAATCGCGATTATAGGTCAGTTCATTTGCTGTAAGCAGGAGTTTCGAATCGTCTTGGCTTGCCGACGCGAGCAATCCATCCTGGCCGAAAGCGACCGGGCTGGATGCCAAATACGCGCACACAGCGGCACCTGTCAGAAGGGCCGTCCAAAGCCGCCTGATATTCCCGCGGTCATATACCGCCACTAGCCGTCCTCCTGATGAAGCAGAATGGTTGCCCCCAAAGCCAACGCCACGATAACTGGAACCCAGACCGCGACGGTGGGAGGGACAACACCACCACTCCCGAATGCCCTTACGAGCACGGTTACTACATAAAGCACGAAGCCGGAAACGATTCCACCCAGAATCACGGAGCGCGACTGGGCGAAGCGGCTGAACTTTAATGAAACGGTCGCGGCGATCAAGGTCATCGCAACCAGAAGCAGGGGCGTCGATAGCAGGAAATGATACTGCGTCTCAAGCGCCTTTGAAGATAGTCCAAAAGACTTTGCAACTTCGATCTTGTGAGAAAGGTCAAAGAAAGCAACGGTTTCCGTCTGGGTCATCCGTTCCTGGACGAATTCCCGTCTCAGATTGGTACTGATCCGCACACTCTCTTGCCGAACTGGCACATGGCCGGCGCGCGTTTCCGTAACGCCGTTAAGAAGCCAGTAACCATCTTCCAACTTTGCCGACTTAGCATCCTGCCGCGAGACGATGTTTCCGTCCTTGTCGAGGTGGATGAGA is drawn from Agrobacterium tumefaciens and contains these coding sequences:
- a CDS encoding LPS-assembly protein LptD, whose product is MAVYDRGNIRRLWTALLTGAAVCAYLASSPVAFGQDGLLASASQDDSKLLLTANELTYNRDSQRVIAKGVVRMKYSGYRMVAQQVEYNQQTGRVIAHGNIELIEPGGNKIYADEMDVTDDFGQGFVNALRVETPDNTRIAGESAERLEGDLMVLNNGVYTACLPCAAKPEKAPLWQVKAERVVQDGKTHTIRLEKARLQLFGHSIAYVPFLTVPDNTVKRKSGFLFPQMSITDNLGFGIGVPYFQVLSDTSDVTVTPTYYTTQGLLLQAELRQRFETGMHTLTIAGISQQKSDTFTAGTSDALNDNRGMIASKGDFTINPRWAFGWDAMVQTDNNFSRTYGLKGYKNDVQTNQIYLTGTGERNSFDARGYYFNVQDTDNTESLERKQAIVHPVVDYRYFVPDPVYGGELSLTTNLTSITRLKQDAYALGGYSRFNGLEGDYTRLSTEAEWKRTFTMDSGLQITPILAARGDAMWTDMSPASFTSGGTSYAYQGMMHDDAAFRGMVTGGLEVRYPWLFTALNSSHVIEPIAQIFVRPNEQYAGRLPNEDAQAFVFDATNLFERDKFSGFDRIEGGTRANIGFRYNGTFDNGYGVRAIAGQSFHLAGDNSFASYDLVNAGADSGLESDRSDYVAMAAFDAPIGLSLSSSLRLDKDDLDINRSETGISYSDRRLTGKLSYTQVKAQPKYGYNEDRDIIQASGTLRMDDNWSLFGSINYDLNGKFAAERRIGIAYQDECTILTVSYSDEGNINSSRQAANDWSINARLAFRTLGDVSIGSANEDWADMDIGWKPNNY
- the lptG gene encoding LPS export ABC transporter permease LptG, yielding MIFNTLARYFLKRYLMTAVWFVLGVSSIIYLADFSETARRMSGLPGYTVPAALGLTALRLPLILQQTVPFIALFVGMTTLISLNRRYELVVTRAAGISAWQFILPFVLGSVLIGILSVVVLNPIAAWGQNRSLAMEAGLRNEANGGRQQEIVPWMRQASGGQDTIIGAKSFEDNGTLLLDVVLIHLDKDGNIVSRQDAKSAKLEDGYWLLNGVTETRAGHVPVRQESVRISTNLRREFVQERMTQTETVAFFDLSHKIEVAKSFGLSSKALETQYHFLLSTPLLLVAMTLIAATVSLKFSRFAQSRSVILGGIVSGFVLYVVTVLVRAFGSGGVVPPTVAVWVPVIVALALGATILLHQEDG